A segment of the Hymenobacter volaticus genome:
CGTGCACCGCCTGCAAGACCTGAACGGGGAAGTTCTAAACTGGTCGGCGCGGCACCCCCGCCTGCACACGCCGATGCGGCTGCCGGATTTGTTTCTGTTCGTGGCCGAACACGATGATCACCACTTAGCCCGCATCAGCGAACTGGCCCGCCGGCTGAGTGCTCTCGACTCCGAAAGTGCGGTTTAATCCCTTTGAATGCCGTTCTGGCGCAACCAACAGGTATAGCCATGCCCGTGGGTTGCGCCAAGCTTACGTTAACATAACGAATTGAACAGGGTGAAAACGACAATAAAGTCGGGCACCTTAGCACCTACTTTGCTACGTCAAGGCTACTTTCTGCCCACTCTTAGCCGCCTTATAAATCCCATCCAGCACCCGTAGGTCTTTGCGTCCTTCTTCGCCGGAAATATGGGTTGGCAATGGCTTATTGGCCAGCAGGCAGGAAGCAATGCCATCCAACTGGGCAGCTTGTTGATTGATAACTGGGAAATGAAATGCGCCCTGGCTGCTGCGACCTGTAAAAGGTCCGTAACTCAGACCCGGACTGAGTTCAAAGAATCCATTATCAGCGGAAGCAAAAAACCGGTCGATGTTGCAGGTTGCTGTCGCCGTGGAGGTGCACACGGCACCACTAGGAAAGTAGAGTTGCCAGGTGATAGACTCTTCCACTTCGGTAAACAAATTCGGCAGGGTGACGGGGCCAAACTGCGCTGTCACAGCGACCGGTTCTTCCCCGAGCACGTAGCGGCTGCTTTGCACGCAGTACACGCCTAGATTCATCAATGGGCCGCCCCGGCCAGGGCTTTTTTCAAATGCCAATCCTCGGGGATAATGTCCGCTAAGCGGTACCCCAAAGACGCCTCCATCAAACGAACTTGCCCGAATACCTTTTGCTGACCAAGCCGTTGGAGTTCAAGGTGGTTTGGTTCGTAGTGCAACCGATAGCCTACCGCTAACTGCACGCCGGCCCGCTTACAGGCGGCAATCATATCCTGGCAATCCTGCTCAGTTAAGGCCATAGGCTTCTCGACAATCACGTGCTTGCCAGCCTTGGCCGCTCGCAGCGTAAATTCCTTGTGCAGCGCATTGGGCAGGGTGATGTAGACAAGGTCAATGTTTTTATTGGCCAGGATTGTGTCAAAGTTCTGATATGAGTACACATTCTTTTCCGGGATATTATACTCGCTTTTCCAGCGGGCCGCCTTGGTTGGGGTGCCCGTGACAATGCCGGCAAGCTGGCAGTACTGGGAAACTGCGAGGCCCTCACGGATCAGGTTGGCATACCGGCCTAGCCCGCACAGAGCCACCCGAAGCTTTTTGCCGGTATACGGTACAGCTTTCGTTTGCGCGTACAATGCACTGGAAGGCAGTAGCAGCGAGGCTCCAAGGCCAAATCCAAGTTGCTCAACAAACCCACGCCGGGACACTTTTTTCATGTTAGTTGGTAAGGATAAAGAAGTGCAATGAACACATCAAATAGAAGGCAACATGCCCAAGGGCCGCGCCCTTAGCTAACGGGCGAGAGTACGGTATTCGCGTTTAGCAGTCGCTTTTTTGTGCTGATATTTATCGACAGGACCCCCAACTGTTCGATTGACTTTCTCGCCAGTCCTTACATCGTTATTGCACGTTCTCCACCTTCTGAGCGACGTTGAACTGCGCTTGAAGCCGAATATCTTCCGACGAAGCGCCGATCAGCACGGTAAAGGCGCCCGGCTCCACCACCCATTTCAAGTTGGTGTTCAGTAGCATTAGATCTTCGGCCGTTAATTCGAAAACCACTTCCTGCTGCTGCCCGACGGGCAGCGCGAGCCGCTGAAACTTCTTCAGCTGCAGGGCCGGGGTGACCACCGAGCTAACTTCATCGCGCAGGTATAGCTGCGCGACTTCGTCGCCGGCGCGGGTCCCAGTGTTTTTGACGGTGAAGCGCACTGTTACCTGCACGGCCCCGAGTGCTCGGCGGTACTAACGCGCAAGGTGGAGTACTCGAACTTGCTGTAGCTCAGGCCATGCCCGAAGCTGTAGAGCGGTTTGGCGCTGGTTTCGACGTAGTCGTGCTTGGCGGGGCGCTTGGCGTTGTAATACACTGGTAGTTGCCCGACGTGTCGGGGCACCGAGATGGGCAGGCGGCCGGCGGGGTTGTAGTCGCCGAACAGCACGTCGGCCACGGCGTGGCCGCCTTCCTGGCCGGGATACCACGCATCTAGCATAGCCGGCACGTGGGCTGCCATCCAGTTCAGGTTTAGCGGGCGGCCTTTGATAAGCACCACGACTACCGGCGTGCCGGTTGCTACTACGGCTTGGAGCAGTTCCTGCTGCTTACCGAGTAAATCGAGCGTGGCGCGGTCGTAGCCTTCGCCGCTTTCCATGTCGCTGAGAGGCTGTCCGCCTTTGGCGGCCGTGACGGTAGCTGCTCCTGTGCTCTGGTAGTCGGTTTGGAAGTCGCGGGCGCTGGAGCCGCCGAGCACCACCACGGCCACCTGCGCCCGGCGGGCCGCCGCTACGGCCTCGGCAATATTCGCATCGGTAGTATCCCGAATGGCGCAGCCTTTGGCGTAGAAAATCTGCGTAGCCGGCGACACCTGCGCGCGAATTCCTTCGAGCACTGTCACGATGTTGCTTTCGGGTTGGGGCGCGGTGTAGTCGCCGAGCTGGTTGTAGATATTGTCGGCATTCGGGCCGATGACGGCCAGGCGTTGCAGGGTTTTGGCGAGGGGCAGCAGATTTTTTTCGTTTTTCAGCAGCACAATTGATTCCTGCGCTACCTGCCGGGCCAGCTGCACATGGGCCGGGTTTCTCACCAGCTTAGTTGCTTTTTTAGGGTCCACGTAAGGATTCTCGAACAGACCTAGGTCGAACTTCACCCGCAACACTCGGCTTACGGCGCGGTCGAGCGCCTCCATGGAAACTAGCTTTTGCTGATGGGCAGCCAGCAGTGCCTTATCGTAGCCGTAGCCGCTCAAGTCGTTGTCCAGGCCGGCGTTGAGGGCCAGGGCCGCTGCCTCGGCCGGGGTAGCGGCTACGTGATGGCTGCCTACCAGCCCCGATATGCTTCCTAAATCGGATACCGTAAAGCCCTGAAAACCCCACTGCTTACGCAACACGTCCGTCAGCAACCACTCGCTGGCCGAGCAGGGCACGCCGTCGATAGAGTTGTAGGCCGTCATGACGGATAAGGCACCCGCTTTTACCGCCGCCCGAAACGGTGGCAAAAAGCTCTGGTTCAACTCGCGGTAGCCAGGGC
Coding sequences within it:
- a CDS encoding Gfo/Idh/MocA family protein, translated to MAFEKSPGRGGPLMNLGVYCVQSSRYVLGEEPVAVTAQFGPVTLPNLFTEVEESITWQLYFPSGAVCTSTATATCNIDRFFASADNGFFELSPGLSYGPFTGRSSQGAFHFPVINQQAAQLDGIASCLLANKPLPTHISGEEGRKDLRVLDGIYKAAKSGQKVALT
- a CDS encoding Gfo/Idh/MocA family protein, producing MKKVSRRGFVEQLGFGLGASLLLPSSALYAQTKAVPYTGKKLRVALCGLGRYANLIREGLAVSQYCQLAGIVTGTPTKAARWKSEYNIPEKNVYSYQNFDTILANKNIDLVYITLPNALHKEFTLRAAKAGKHVIVEKPMALTEQDCQDMIAACKRAGVQLAVGYRLHYEPNHLELQRLGQQKVFGQVRLMEASLGYRLADIIPEDWHLKKALAGAAH
- a CDS encoding fibronectin type III-like domain-contianing protein, with the protein product MQVTVRFTVKNTGTRAGDEVAQLYLRDEVSSVVTPALQLKKFQRLALPVGQQQEVVFELTAEDLMLLNTNLKWVVEPGAFTVLIGASSEDIRLQAQFNVAQKVENVQ
- a CDS encoding glycoside hydrolase family 3 N-terminal domain-containing protein; protein product: MQDLLARMTVEEKVGQLSTLLGWEMYQKDERRVDISAAGKKAIDERHIGALWATLRADPWTKKTLKTGLNPLQAAEATNALQKYAVEHTRLHIPLLLAEECPHGHMAIGTTVFPTSIGQSSTWDPALIRRMASVIASEARVQGTHIGYGPVLDLAREPRWSRVEETYGEDPVLNGQMGAAMVQGFQGTSLKSGLNVVSTLKHFTAYGVPEGGHNGGSISPGYRELNQSFLPPFRAAVKAGALSVMTAYNSIDGVPCSASEWLLTDVLRKQWGFQGFTVSDLGSISGLVGSHHVAATPAEAAALALNAGLDNDLSGYGYDKALLAAHQQKLVSMEALDRAVSRVLRVKFDLGLFENPYVDPKKATKLVRNPAHVQLARQVAQESIVLLKNEKNLLPLAKTLQRLAVIGPNADNIYNQLGDYTAPQPESNIVTVLEGIRAQVSPATQIFYAKGCAIRDTTDANIAEAVAAARRAQVAVVVLGGSSARDFQTDYQSTGAATVTAAKGGQPLSDMESGEGYDRATLDLLGKQQELLQAVVATGTPVVVVLIKGRPLNLNWMAAHVPAMLDAWYPGQEGGHAVADVLFGDYNPAGRLPISVPRHVGQLPVYYNAKRPAKHDYVETSAKPLYSFGHGLSYSKFEYSTLRVSTAEHSGPCR